CTTTGGGTTAGCGCACCGTCTACCATATCGGCTTTTTCCATGTCCCCTTGGGTTCCAGCAATCTTCCCACTGGCAGTCCCTGGATCAGGGCTCACAATTGTCACCTGCAGAGCAAAGTCCCGATTGACACATTCCCAGATTCCTTTGTGAACCAGAAGCTTCCCAGGCTCCCAAgactcccttttcctcttctctgttgCCACTAACCTGCTCACACTGTCCATAGAGGTCCACAAGTGCATGGCACGGCTGGGGCACATCTGGTACAGCTACCCCTTGGTCAACCCCGTTGATGTGGAGATGGAGCCCTCCAGAGGAGTCTAGCCGCAGTCCCAGGATGGTGCCTTCAGGGCAAGTGTCAAGATTTGGCCCAAACTTCTCACAGATCTGAGAGGAAAGAcctactgtcttcagacatcagCCCCTTACCACCACCACACCAGTAGCCATCCTGCCCATTCACTCTTTCTAGCTGCCAGTCCCTAAGCTTTGCCTGTATCTTTGCCCATTGCCTAGGCTCTAGTCCCAATTCATTTACCTAGAGTGCCCCTTCTTACTTCCAACTTTAACACTCTCAATGGCAGGAGCACAGGAGGAAGCAATAGGCCAAAGGTTGTCCAGGTAATGACATGCACGTCTCCCTTTTGGCCAGCACCTCTCCATTCAGAAGCTTGGGTCACTTCATTCTTCCTGGCTCCCTCCTCACCTTCAGACCATTGTGGAAGACACCACGGCCCCGCAGGAGCCAGGCTGCCCGTTTAAGGGCACAAGCAGAGGCAGGGAAGTTAAGCCTTTCAGGTGGGCAGGTGATGACTCCCAGAACAAGAGAAGACGTCCACTGTCGGTTCAGGAAGTCTATTCGAACCTGCGTGAGAAGGAACTAGTCCATATGCACAGCAAACAGACAGAAGCCACCCACCTACCCAAATCAGTCTGTACCAGAGTGTGTGACCTGCCTGACACACTAACCCTTCTTGATGTTTGTAGAGAGCACAAACTATCAACTCAcatatctcttttcttcttttgctgctgggaacagaatccaGGTCCTTGTACATGTCAAACAAATGTCCTACACTGAACTACACCCCCAAAAAACATTCTTTCTCTTTGAACCCTGGTCTGCTCCTAGAGACTACTTTCAACtagcttttgttcttttaattatttttgttgttgtttttgtttttcgaggcatttctctgcatagccctggctgtcctggaacttactatgtagaccaggctggcctcaaactcaataaagatctgcctgcctctgcttccaagtgctgggattaaaggcaagtgccaccaccactcagctcaGCTGGCTAACTTCTTGCCTCTCACCCTGGAGTAGTAATAGCAGCTAGGCAGGAAGAAAGGCACACCTGAACAAGCATATGGGGCACCAGGGGCTGGCTGATGACAACGATGCCCTGGTTGTAGCTGGCCACCCGAGTGGCTGTACGGTTCCCGTTGGATAAGAGGATATTTTTCCCATGGTTCTCCAGGAATTCAAGGGCTGTGGGCATAATCCCCACTTGATTCTGGACCTGGTGTGGAAATACAGACTGAACTGCACAGAGTATCAACAGCAGGTTTTACCCACCACATTAAGTATACACAGAGTTCAACTATGAACTCTGCTGGACTGGTGAACATAGATCCCACTACCCTGGTAACTGGTAGCCTAGCAACGCAGCAGGCCCGACTGCAGCCTCTTACTCTCAGCCCATGATCCTCGCCCTCATCTTCTTCCTCGCCCTCACTGCCAGTGTCTGAGCTGGGAGAGGGTGGCTGGGTGCCTTCTGATTCCTCCAGCCTTGTGGAGCTCACAATGGCCACACTGCGTACTGGCCCGTATAGATCCAACACAGCCCACACATTCTGGGAACAGAGATCAAGAAAGCAAGTCAGAAATCAGCACAAGAACTCTAACCAATTAGTCCCTCTCCAAATCCAAAGAAATTCTTAGACCTACCTTGGCAATGCCAGTGGCAGCAGGCCCCATATCTTCTCCATCTACCAAGATGTGCATTGTGTCATCTGCACACCGACGAATGCCCACACGGCTTCCCACCTAGATCCAAGGTTCAACAAAGACATCGGCTCAGTGAGCTGTTTTTACTCTCACTCCCAGCCCCCAGTGCCTGCTCCAGTGCCAGGCGCTTTACCCCTAGTCTCTCGAGGTTCCGGCCATAGTTCATCCTTTGGAGGTGGCCATCACGTCTCACTTCACAGCTGGACACCATCCAGGTGGTCTTTGTTCGGAGTTCAGGCAAGGAAGGAGGCAGCCCCGGACCACTGCCTGCCCCAGGCCCCATGTCCTCAGGTGCAAGTGTGGTCAGTCCCAGCCGGAGGGAGCCTGCCCACTTTTCATCTAGCTCTTCCACTTTCACCTGTGCGAAAGGAAACAGTGGGTGGCCCTGTCTGATGGGCTGGTAAACCCCCTTCACTTTCCCACAGCCCACCTCAAAAACTTCTTCAGCCTTGAGCTCCTTGGTGCTGAAAACGAGGCCATGTGCATAGCCAGCCACACGGACTGCCCGTGTGCCATCCTCCTCCAGAGTGACATTCTTGCCACAAGTGCTATGGAATCGGTGAGCTACACCTGCCACTGTGGATAGATGTTTGAAAAGGGGGTAGGATTAGGGTAACTGCCTTCAGATAGGCTGCTGGTGAAGCTTCAGCTGAAAGCTAAAGGCCCATCTGCCATTATCCATCAAGTCCTCTGGACACCTTTCACCATAGTAAGACCCAAGATGCCCAGTGTGTGATCTTAGACTCTGGGAGTCAGGGAAAAAGTACCCCCCCTGCTCAAAAACATGTACTGAGTACTTGCCACCGAGCCTTTTCCCTCCTTAAGCAGGTACCTGGGGAATGCAAGGGGAATGACTTCTCAGTGGCAGTGTTGCTAGTTGCCAGGCTGTTGTCCATGGGGCCAGTAGCATTGGTGATAGACACTTGGACACACTGGCCATAGAGATCCACTACTGCATACACATCTGTGTAGGAAACAAGGCATCAGAAGCCTGAGGTCCTGATCGATCTGAGCAAAGTGGGGCAGGCTGGAAGCCAGAATAGTCACCTTTACCCGGAGGCAAGCCTGAGCAGGCAGCGCCTTGGTCCTGTCCATTAATGAAATAGTGCAGGTCGCCCTTAGCAGTTCGCATCATGCCAATGCGTGCACCTGTGCCCAGTGCGTCCAGATCACACCCATAATTGTTGCGCATCGTGTTGCCATCTTGCATGATAGCTGTGCCactgagaagacaggaggagggaTTTAGCTTCTCTGCTTTATCACTAATTGGCTCCTACTCAGTCTCGGCCTGTCAAAACCatacagtgctgtggacatcagGCATAGAGACTTGATCTTGGTCTGAGGCCCAGTCCTGTCTCCTTTGCCCCAGAATTCACACAGAGAAAAGCAGGAACTACTCCATGGGCTACTTTGATGGGAATTCCCAGAACGGAGGAGAAAGGGTATTAGGTCCCAGAGTCTTCCAGTGCTTATGGCCACCACAGGCCCAAACCATGCTTAGTTGTCTGATATATTACCTAGCTCCACCCATCCCTGCCAAGCTGGATTCAAGGGTAGACAGCCTAACCTCAGCATCCATGTATCATAGTCAATGTCAGTCATGGTGTTGGGAAATTCTAGGTCTTCCGGCCGAATAGCAGTCACTCCTGGGAGAAAATGGAAGGTGAGAAACGATCCCCAGGACACAGGCATCCGGTACCCTAAAACCCCTGCATCGATGGTCCCTCACCAGCTTCAATGGAGCCTGACCAGCGGTCTACCATTTTCTGGATGACAATCTCAAACAGTTCTCCGTCCCGCAGGGCTCTGTCAGGGAGAGTGGGGATCACTAAGGCCCTATGTAAGCAGGGCAGTGGGACAGTGGGAACACAAAGGTCTAGAGACTGACCGGTTAGAAATGACAATGGCATCATTGAACTCGCTGCGGCAGTTATGGCGGAGAGCAGTGCGGCCACCATTAGTGATGACTGCATTACTGCCATGCAGCTGGTGAAAGCGCAGGTCGGAGCCCCCAACTGCAGAGGATGGAGAACTGGGAGACATCTGATTGTTTCCTTCAGGGAGTGGCTCAGAGACTGGAGGTACCTCTGCAATAGTGATTATCACCCATTAAGTCTCTAGGTGTCTTTAAGGATTCCCAAGAGCACCCTAATCCTTTACCCCAGCCCTGTCGGGCCCTCACCCACGTCATCCACAATAGTAGCCTGGGCAGCCTGGCCATAGAGATCAACGACAGCATAGACGCCCGGGGGTACATTCCAGGCAGCAGGACCCTGAGTCATTCCATTGACGAAGAAGTGGAGCGTTCCATCTTCCCGCCGAACCACGCCCACTGTGTCCCCTGCCTTGGAAGAAGGGGCTGGAGTGAGAAGTCAGGCAGAGGTCCTGCCTGAGATGGTCCTGCATCTACCGAGTCTCCCTGACCCTCCACATGATATCCAGTTAGTATGACTGCTCTCTCACCTTGAGGCGGTCCAGGTTGTGTCCATATTCATCAAGGATGGTTGTCCCATTGTGCATTACCCCATTCCCAGTCATCATCCAGGTCCCTAAAGAAACGGAAGTGGCAGAAGATGAGGAACAAGGAACAAACCAGAACCTTGGAGCAGCTTCTTCTCTGGGACCCTACATCAGCCCCGCCCTTCTTGGGAGCTCACCAGAGCGTAAATTGGTCATAGTAGAGGGCAACTGGAGGTAGGCAGGGTTGTGGGTAGTGACACCAATCTCAATGGAGCCAGCCCATTTGTCCACCATCTTGTCAATGCGCACCTGGAACACCTCTCCATCCCGGAGGGCTCTGCTGCTCAGTACCACGCCATGATTGAAGTCATCAGTGGCACTGAGGACACAGCGAGTGGAGACTCAGCTCTCAGCACACTGAGTGTGTCAAGCCTTAAACCAGCAATGTTAGTCTGATACCCACTGCCCAAGACAACTACCCAGACCTCTTACTCCCGGAAGTCTCCACCTTTCTGTCCAGGACTTCCATACCAGACACCCTCCCATGTTCCCACCTCAGTGCTCCTGCACCCTTTTAGGGGCCCCTTGCAGGTATCTCCCCATTCCATGGGTCATACTGGGGCCTCAGGGCAGTGCGTCCCTCGTGGGTGATGGCTGCCTTCTGGCCACAGTTAGGATGGAAGAGCAGGCGTTCAGGTTCTGCCTGGGCTGCAGGGGCAGCACGGCGAAGAGCACCCTCAGGGGACAGAGCCCTCAGGATGGCATTGTTCCGGCGGAGACGGTCACTGTGGTTATTATTATGGACTATGGTAACTTTCACAGCCATTCCATACAAGTCTACTACGCCATATACAACTGGTGGTGTCAATGGAGTAGCTACACCTGCAGAACAGAATGTATGAAGACTCAAACAGAAGAAGAGCAAGCATCACAGACAAGGATGAGGTGTGACCCACTGATGGCCCTGGGCCAGCAGTCTTTCTTACCCTGATCGATGCCATTAATGAAGAAGTGCAGGGCAGAGCTGGACTTCCTGGTGAGACCGATATGATCGCCCTCCTAACCAAAGGAGAAAGACTCTAGAATTCAGCTACATTCGGGCTCAGGCTTCAGCAGTCCTGGCACTTTCTACCTCCCCACTCCACAGGGGCACCTACTGAAGAAGTTCACATAAAACCACTCTTGGGCAGGAGCCGGGTCCCAACAATTCCACATTTCCCAAATACCCAATGTAAAGTAGGTACtaaattaaactattttaaaaacaatctttttttgttttcctctaaaATGCCGACCTACTTAGTGGTACTTGGGCTagagatgtaactcagtggtagagtacttgctaaACATGTCTAAGGTcctaggttccattcccagcacaaaAGGGAAAAAGGCACAACAAGCATATCTGAGATCCTGTTAGATAGCCTTGCTTTCTCAGAAGAAGCTTCATGCAGAAAGGAACTTGTTCTTGGTTCCGGGGACACTGCCTCATGCCCTGCTTCCCTGGACTGGCCCAAACTCCTGTGCTTCACACTCACCTGCAGTTCATCCAGACTGAACTCACAGTACTCTCGGCGAGTACCCTTGCCATTGGTCAGAATCCCACAGCCACTCATCATGATGGTGCCTGTAAAGAGGGACACCCAGTTAGGGAAAGGCTGCCTTGATCTCATCACATCTCATCAACTCCAAGCCTGTGTTCCTACCCCTCCCCTGCTGGTACCTGACTGCAGGTTGGTCATGGTGGCTGGGTACTCCAGGCTATTGGGATTGTGGGTGGTGACACCAATCTCAATAGAACCAGACCACTTGTCTACCAGCTTGTCAATACGGATCTGGGGATGAGTGAGAACAGACATGTCCAAGAAATATAACAACAGAAGACAGAACCTCAAACCCTTGGTTCTTCACCAGTCATTGCTTTAGCTCTAAATCTTTGGCAGGAAGCTCAGCCAGACTCCAGGATTCTACATACCTCAAACATTTCATTATCTCGAAGTGGGCGGTTGGTCATGACAACCCCATTGTTGAATTCATCCAGGGGCCTCCGGCGCTCAGCcgttttattattgttgctgaGTTTGATGAGTGTTCCACACTTCTCATGAAAGAGCAGGGCGTCATTGGAAGTGAGGATGGGAGAGGTGGCAGGTCCACTGGGTGCCAGTCCATCCCCTGCTGGTGGGGAGCTCAGGTTCACATTAAGGAGGCCCCCATTGTAGGCAGACAGGATGGCGTTGCTCACCACCTCAGACAGCTCCATGCTGGCAAAGTCTGTAGCAGCAAGAAAAAAGGAAGTCAAGACGAAGTGCTATCCCCCCATAGCTAGCTTGGGACCCTCTTCTCCCTACCCATCTCTTAAATCCCACCCTTGTCCACCTTTCTACCCATTCCCCTGGGCCTCCCCGAAGCCCTCACCGTTATGCGAATCAAGGCTGTTAGGGAACGTCTCCGGCCGTGCCTGCGCTGGGGACACCATGAAGGCTAGGGACCAGGTAGGATGGAGGGGAATAAGGGTTCAGCCCATGCTTCAGGGCCCAGTCAGGAGACCATCTCTTCTAACCCCTATATTCCCCTGTAATAGGCTCTGGACTCAatggccctcccctcccccagctgacTTGTGACTGCTTTTGCCCCATTTCTTCAGCCAAACCTCATGTTTCTCGGAAGTTGTGTTCTCACCTTCATCCACAGAGGTCCCCTGTTCCGACAGGGCAGAATCTTCTGGAGGGGCCAAGGGCTCAAGGGGAGGTGTGGGGACAGGAGTAGGAGGGCTGAAGCCTGGCTCAGGGGGCAGCACAGTGATCTGGGTGCACTTGCCATAAAGGTCCACAACAGCCCAGACACGAGCAGGCAGGCCTGTGGCTGCCACACCACAATCCCGCCCATTCACCCAGAGCCGGAGCTCCCCAGTGGCTGTGCGTTCCACACCCACACGGTCCCCTTCGACAAGCTGGTCCAGGTCCTGGCCATATTCCTCCAATACAGAGCGCCCGTCCCGTAGCACTGAGCAGCCTGACACTACCCAGGACCCTCCCTTCAGCCCAGTGGCACTGCTTGGGAAGTCCAGCACACCGGGATCCAGTGCTGTCACTCCAATTTCAATGGAGCCACTCCAGGAGTTGACCTACGAGAGGGTGGTGGACAGAGTTTCAGTATGGAATCCCATTGTGAGAAGCCTCTCACCCTGACCTCTGAGGCCACtgacatagacacacaaataacGTTTTGGACCTAGCCTCCATAACGATCTGGACCCACAGGCTCTCAACATCTGTGTGCTGTTGTCTGCTGTCAAGTGTCTTACCACACCACCCCTTTACCCATTGAACAAGCTGGTTAAACGCCCTGGTTTTAACCTGACTTCCTcttatttttcagtctctgtgGCTCCTCAACTGCTCCAACCACATGCTTCTTAGGTTCACATCACTCTTATTCCCAGCCCCAACCCTCTCGTAGGGTAAGGCTCCACCCAgattcattctcttctctttccaaattCGTTTTGGAGTCGAGCAAGTCATACACATTTTTTCCCCACATCTCCTCATCTATCTTTCTGGCTTTGGACGTTTGTTTGTCAATAGTTTGTGCTTTTTActccttctctactctcccaTCACATCTTGGGCACCTGTCTATCTTCCATCACTGAGATCGTGATAGACGTGTTCACTAGCCATTCTAATAACTGGGCCCTGTATCCCTGTCCTGCTTCTGGGTCCTGAGGAAACTCATTCTCCTTCAGAGTGAATGTGTCTGCTCcatgttcttttcctttctcttctcggGTGCACTGTAGTCTGCTGGCTCGCTAGCGGTACCTGGAGACTTGGTTGGAAATGCAGACTTTCTGGCAGTTCTACCGCTTCTCCTTCTCGTCCACTCCCGCCACCCTCCACACCTCGCTTCCGCGGCCCCAGCTTTGCACCTTGCGGTCGATGCGGACGGTGAAGACGCGTCCATCGCGCAAGGGTTCTCGGCTCAGCACCAGCCCATGGTTAAACTCTTGGCCCGGCTGCTGCCGCCGCGCTGTGCGCCCACAGGCCGACAGGCTTACCAAGCGCCCAGTGCGCGGGTGCAGCTCCCCGCCACTGCCGAGACCCCCGCTGGACCCCAGTCCTGGTCCGCTGCTGCCagggcccccacccccacctggccCCGGCCCTGGCCCGGGGCCTGCCCCagagcccccactcccacccgaCCCCGCCGCCATCGCCGCTGATACCGCGGCCGCGCGACAGCCGCGCTTGGCGGCACCGTGGCAACCGCGGTGGACAGACGCCCCGGGGGAATACGGCCGGGGGCTGGGGCCTGATCTGCTTTACGGCACTGAAGCATCCAAAGCTAAGGAACCAAGGTCTATCACGAGGGGAACGGAAGGACGACGGGGTCGGGGGTTTGCTTTACGGCACAGCGGAACGACAGCGGCTAGGAGAGACTGAGGATTTAGGCTGCTTTTGCGACAGTGAATGGAAGAAACGCCCGCCGCAGGCGTATTTGCGACGGAGGCGTGCGGCGCCCAGATACACTTTGCGACGTCGCCCGGCGCCGAGGTCCCAACCCTTGTTGGGAAAAGCGACATATTAAAGCATTCGCTTTAACATGAAGGATGGTGGCTTCCCCTCACACTGCACGCTTTAAGGCGATGTAAACGCTATCTTCGGGACAGAAAATGTATAAGTCCACGTCTCAGCCCTTCACAATACCGAGACCGGAAATGTCGCAACCAATCACGCATCACACCACTCCTTGTCCCAGTCCTGCACCACTCGTCGCAGTCTCCGCGATCCGACCCCACACACTTTGCATCACACCTCTCCTATGAAGCACAGCGAGCTGACTGTGGGGGAACCCGCACATAGTTCAAGACCAACTTGAGTCAACGAAACTCTTGGATCTTAAAGTTACTGATAAAAACCCTAGAGATGTCCCGATAGGTACATCCCAAGGAACAGAGCTGATACATCCAGGAGATTACCTGAGAGCTATTAACAGAACCCAAACCCACACAGAGGGCCTCGCTGGTGTTGTGGGGCTGTGACGTCACAAGGCTCCTCGCCTCTGGCCAGGCCCCTTGACTGTGATTGGTTGATTCAGAGAAGGGCGTGATGGAGAAGGGCGGGAACAAattacagagacaaagaaagtctTTGGGTGTAACAATTAGAGAAGCGTGTGCGGAGAAGCTCCCAGGCTGAAGTCTATATAGTCCTCCTTTCACCTGTCCCAGCGCCAGGGAGAGGAGGCGAAGGAGGTCCGGTCTGACCCGGAGCCCCCAGCGCCCACCGCCCACCGCGGTGGGGGCAGGGCCAACGGGCGGAGCTATGTGCAGCTAGAAGGCTAGGCAGAATAATTGAAGTGGTTACCAAGTTGAGCTATGGAGAAGCCGGAGTCTCTCGCACCTGTTAGTGGCCTCAGTACGGAATCCCCTGGCGGGGTTCCTAGGGCAGTACCTGGAGGTGTCAGAGGTATACAAACAGACACCGGATTACCCTCCGGAGTAGCCTTGTTTCGCGGTCCTGGCTCCCTCTTGCATTCCGGGAACCCTGTAGTCCGCAGTCCTGGTCCAATCCAACCCTCTGAAGGGCCAGGGACCCTCAATTCGGGACCCTGTCCGAAGTCCAGCACAACCCCTGGCACTGGAACTGGTGCAACTAAGACATCTACTCCTGGGCCGGAGGAACCTAAAGTGTACAACTCGGAGAGTAGTACACACTCCGGGACATCTTTCACGGAGCGGCCTCGGAGCATCCTAAAAAACAGCAGCTCCATTTTGATAAAGAAACCCTCCAGTTCAGAGAAGTAAGCAACTCAGCTTTTAGCCAGCAGCCCTGAgatgggagggaaggggggaggaaggagtTCAGGACACCTTGAGCGGAAGCCAAGAAAAAACGAGCGGAGTCCCAAGGCCCTGGTTAGGGAGAGGTGGTGGGGTCAATTGGGTTAGAAATCTGAAGTTCCATGACTTGGAGAGGGCAGCAGGTGTCACAGAAATCCTAGCCACACAACACTGATTATCACTGGGTATCTGGCTCCCATCCTAGCCTCTACGAGGGAATATAAGAAGACATTTTTGAATGCCGGGAAGAATGAAGGAGACCGCTCTGTTAGGAGAGGGTCGCCAGAAGACCTTCCTCCTTTGCTGTGTCCTTCCCTCACCTTAGGAAGTCTCAGCGCTGGGATGAGATGAATATCTTGGCTACCTACCACCCTGCTGACAAAGACTATGGCTTTATGAAGGCGGATGAGCCCAGAACCCCCTACCACAGGTGCTAAGCCCTTAGCCCTAGCTTTTCCGCCTACACTCCTGTATTCTAACACGGGAATatgagaaagaggcagagaagccTTGGGATACAAGCACTGCCTCCTCCACTGCAGGCTGCAGGACAATGATGAGGACCCATCTGCAGAGTCATCTCTCAAGGTGACTCCTGAGTCAGTGGCAGAGAGGTGAGAGCCCTCATAAGTTGAGCTGTGCCCTCTACCCTCATACCTTTGAAGGCAGTCTCAGCTTTGTTCTTTGGACCCTAAAATGGTAGGTACTACAGTCCTCCTCAGGCATAACCAAAACTGATCTGGTGAATCAGCAGCttggtccccccacccccaaacacctACCCCCActgttgtttttttcccttctgtacCCCCAACTAGTCTCCCTCCCCTTCAGGTTTGCCACAATGGACAATTTCCTCCCCAAGGTCCTCCAGTATGGAGACAACAAGAGCTCAAAGACCACAGACAGCTTTGCCAAGACATGTATGTGAGATGTGGGGTGGGCCTTGATGAACAGGGGAGCTTGAGTGGGGGTGACACTTCTGTGAAAGCCTGGGGGGAAGCCAAGCTTTCACACTGACCCACAGATTCCAGTGACTTTGACAAGCACCGAAAGATACACTACAGTGAAGGGAAGTTCCTGAAGAACCCGAAAAACCTGCCCTTGACCACTGAGGAGGACAGCCCTGGGGCCAGTGCCAGCATCAGCAGCAGTAATCAAGGTGTGGCGATGGACCTGAGGCCTGTGGAGAAAGTCTGGGCAGGAAGAGTGGCCACAGGAGTCAAAAATAACACTGTCCTGATGACTGATAGCCATGTCTTAAACACCAATGGTTAGTCACAGGGGCCTCCTCGGAcagcagaatggagacaagagacTGTTCCAGAGCCCAGATCTCCTTGAAATTTGTGTTTTTTCAAATCTGTTCTCTTTGGCTCTCTGCTTCTCACGTCTCTGCTGTGTCCTGCTTTCTTCAGAGAGCATTGGCCTACAGTCCTGCTCGGCTGATACAGAAGCAGTGACTGGAGGGGACTCCAGGGAAGAAAGGGGGACAACTGGAGCTGAGTCTGTACTGGGGGCCTCTAGAGACAGGCTGAACACAGAGATTAGGAGACCCACTGGGGAATGCAGATTCACTACCAGTGTTCCAGCATGGGGGAGGGTGTTGGATGAGAACTTGAACTCTCACCTGGTAGTGGCCCACCAGGCACTCCTAGGACTCACAGGCACAGCAGGTGGCCACAGACTCAAGACTGTCTGGGGTGATTTTTCAGATTCTGCTACCTGTAGAAACCAGTGCCCCTCAGCCTCAGACTGTACCATGGGGGAGCTGGCTAATCTACAGCGCAAGGAATACTACAGCAAAGGAAGGTATCTGAGGTCCTGCTCCCATCCAGAGCTTGGAGAGGACATAAACAATGAAGAACAGGACAGTGAGAGACTGCGGAGACAGCCTGGGGGGGTCGGCTGGGGGGgcagccggggggggggggacagccTGGGGGCAACCTGGGGGGACCCCCAGGGGAGGCAGCgcggggctggggtgggggggggaaagcCTGGGGGGAGGGTGGAAGGATGGAACAAAAAGCCTACTGGGTGCCCCAGCCCTCATCTCGTGTTACTTCCAGGTCCTTCAGGTTTGACCTGGGTTACTGAGAATCCCAAAGGTACTGTTGGAAGCCCCTTTGGGTATGACAAAACCATTTAGGGCTCTCTGGGCATAAACCCTGACTCTAGTGCACCTGGTGAGGGCACCATCTCTCTAGGCCTGGCTCTTACAAGCTCCCACCTCACAGCCTCTCAGTCCCTATTAAGCCAGTGCTTcagccacaggcagcagaagaggCCTTAAACATTCTGGAGTTGAACACCTCCATTATAGAGAACAGGCACTGGTGACTGATGCTCGGAGGAAACGAGAGCCCCTCCAGCCTGGCATAGCCAGCAACAACTCCATGCCCTCTCTTCGACTCCTCCCTGCCACCACCCCACTCTAGTTAGTACTATGTCCTCCACAGTCAATGGTTCACAGGCATCCAACTGTTTGACTAAGGGGCTGAGGTGCCGAAGCCCAGGGAGCTCAGAAAAGGAACGTGGAAGTAACCAGAACCAGAACCCTCCAAGCTGGAATGGACGTAGACGTGAGCCTGGGCCAAGGCAAGGGGGTAACTTGCagtgctcagggaggcagaggggtTAAGTGGGTAGGTTCTAGAGATGTGAGGGTCACATGGACAAGAGCTTACCCCTGCTGCAAGAACGCCtaacctcttctttctctagatgaaAGCTTGCGACTCCAGTGGACTCAGGAAAAAGAACCTAGACCATGGAAAATGTAGTCAACTGGGGGTGGGGCGAGGGTAGCCTTCCCTCCTCTCACCTCTCTAATGGACAATAAAGAACATCAGgaatctgagtgctgggaattggatgTCTAGACCTGGCCTGCTCTGGGAGACTGGGAGAGTCGGAGGGGTGTCCATACACAATAACCCAGGAAAGCAGAGCgagagaaggaacagagaacAACCCAAGGAACTGTACTCCTAGGAGCAAGCTCTTAGGGGCTAAAGCATCAAGGTCACTAAATTGAGCACAGTTTGTTCTATgaaatgagatcctgtctcaaaacacaaaaccaaacctaGGGTTTTTAAAACTCACTATTGGTTTATTCCATTAACATGGTATACCTGTGGaggttggaggtcagaggaactTTTCAAAATAAGTTCTACTGTGGCTcc
The nucleotide sequence above comes from Arvicanthis niloticus isolate mArvNil1 chromosome 6, mArvNil1.pat.X, whole genome shotgun sequence. Encoded proteins:
- the Neurl4 gene encoding neuralized-like protein 4 isoform X3 — translated: MAAGSGGSGGSGAGPGPGPGPGGGGGPGSSGPGLGSSGGLGSGGELHPRTGRLVSLSACGRTARRQQPGQEFNHGLVLSREPLRDGRVFTVRIDRKVNSWSGSIEIGVTALDPGVLDFPSSATGLKGGSWVVSGCSVLRDGRSVLEEYGQDLDQLVEGDRVGVERTATGELRLWVNGRDCGVAATGLPARVWAVVDLYGKCTQITVLPPEPGFSPPTPVPTPPLEPLAPPEDSALSEQGTSVDEDFASMELSEVVSNAILSAYNGGLLNVNLSSPPAGDGLAPSGPATSPILTSNDALLFHEKCGTLIKLSNNNKTAERRRPLDEFNNGVVMTNRPLRDNEMFEIRIDKLVDKWSGSIEIGVTTHNPNSLEYPATMTNLQSGTIMMSGCGILTNGKGTRREYCEFSLDELQEGDHIGLTRKSSSALHFFINGIDQGVATPLTPPVVYGVVDLYGMAVKVTIVHNNNHSDRLRRNNAILRALSPEGALRRAAPAAQAEPERLLFHPNCGQKAAITHEGRTALRPHATDDFNHGVVLSSRALRDGEVFQVRIDKMVDKWAGSIEIGVTTHNPAYLQLPSTMTNLRSGTWMMTGNGVMHNGTTILDEYGHNLDRLKAGDTVGVVRREDGTLHFFVNGMTQGPAAWNVPPGVYAVVDLYGQAAQATIVDDVEVPPVSEPLPEGNNQMSPSSPSSAVGGSDLRFHQLHGSNAVITNGGRTALRHNCRSEFNDAIVISNRALRDGELFEIVIQKMVDRWSGSIEAGVTAIRPEDLEFPNTMTDIDYDTWMLSGTAIMQDGNTMRNNYGCDLDALGTGARIGMMRTAKGDLHYFINGQDQGAACSGLPPGKDVYAVVDLYGQCVQVSITNATGPMDNSLATSNTATEKSFPLHSPVAGVAHRFHSTCGKNVTLEEDGTRAVRVAGYAHGLVFSTKELKAEEVFEVKVEELDEKWAGSLRLGLTTLAPEDMGPGAGSGPGLPPSLPELRTKTTWMVSSCEVRRDGHLQRMNYGRNLERLGVGSRVGIRRCADDTMHILVDGEDMGPAATGIAKNVWAVLDLYGPVRSVAIVSSTRLEESEGTQPPSPSSDTGSEGEEEDEGEDHGLRVQNQVGIMPTALEFLENHGKNILLSNGNRTATRVASYNQGIVVISQPLVPHMLVQVRIDFLNRQWTSSLVLGVITCPPERLNFPASACALKRAAWLLRGRGVFHNGLKICEKFGPNLDTCPEGTILGLRLDSSGGLHLHINGVDQGVAVPDVPQPCHALVDLYGQCEQVTIVSPDPGTASGKIAGTQGDMEKADMVDGIKESVCWGPPPAASPLKSCEYHALCSRFQELLLLPEDYFMPPPKRSLCYCESCRKLRGDEAHRRRGEPPREYALPFGWCRFNLRVNPHLEAGTLTKKWHMAYHGSSVAVVRRVLDRGELGAGTTSILSCRPLKGEPGVGFEEPGENCAPPREEQPPPVLLSPSLQYAGAETLASKVQFRDPKSQRTHQAQVAFQVCVRPGSYTPGPPSAALRELPDQHFSPSELEWVTKEKGATILYALLVRVE